From a region of the Synechococcus sp. RS9916 genome:
- a CDS encoding NAD(P)H-quinone oxidoreductase subunit N: MPLLLSGRGFRRELEAAGCMAVHVPLEGGAETRLLRRLRAAGYNTHITSARGLGDIEVYLFEKHGVRPPHLGHQSVGRGAAVGEVQEVMPLLGERLLGEKPVVIWLLEGQVLSRSELLSLCSLCEREPRLKVVVEMGGARNLRWQSMPSLLGA; encoded by the coding sequence ATGCCTCTGCTCCTCTCTGGCCGGGGATTCCGCCGCGAGCTGGAGGCCGCAGGCTGCATGGCGGTCCACGTTCCACTGGAAGGTGGAGCGGAAACCAGGCTGCTCCGTCGTTTGCGTGCTGCTGGCTACAACACTCACATCACCTCGGCGCGTGGACTTGGAGATATAGAGGTCTACTTATTCGAGAAGCACGGTGTGCGACCTCCTCACCTCGGGCATCAGAGCGTGGGGCGTGGTGCCGCTGTCGGTGAGGTGCAAGAGGTCATGCCTCTTCTTGGAGAGCGCCTTCTTGGCGAGAAGCCAGTTGTGATCTGGTTGCTTGAAGGCCAGGTTCTTTCGCGCTCTGAATTGCTCTCGCTCTGTTCCCTGTGCGAGCGCGAGCCCCGTTTGAAAGTGGTGGTTGAGATGGGCGGTGCCCGCAACCTGCGTTGGCAATCCATGCCCAGTCTTCTTGGTGCTTGA
- a CDS encoding LdpA C-terminal domain-containing domain, with translation MTRSRPCRAEQALLNGTWVKLICGASNQDLLSIGDLCALYACAGVHCVDVAADPAVVREARAGLSWAKTHGAADVWLMVSVSDGRDAHFRKASFDPQQCPTSCPRPCMRVCPAEAIPSLPSTVGVDAARCYGCGRCLPACPLGLIVAHDHQQSREDLGSLLATLTPDAVEVHTAPGRGLEFSHTIDALLSTQQPLKRLAVSCGLEGHGLTTSLLAQELWQRYSVLRRHGLRPLWQLDGRPMSGDVGRGTARAAIQLWQSLRPMAPPGPLQLAGGTNASTWRLLQEAPHPMGWHPAGVAFGGQARALVQPWLQQALERGERLVDWPEGWAQALAQARTLVDPWLKARAGSPAC, from the coding sequence GTGACCCGCTCCCGTCCCTGTCGTGCCGAGCAGGCGCTTCTGAATGGCACCTGGGTGAAGCTGATTTGTGGTGCCAGCAATCAAGACCTCCTCAGCATTGGCGATCTCTGCGCTCTCTATGCATGCGCAGGAGTGCATTGCGTTGATGTCGCTGCTGATCCTGCCGTTGTGCGGGAGGCCAGAGCAGGGCTCTCTTGGGCGAAGACGCACGGTGCCGCTGATGTGTGGCTGATGGTGAGCGTCAGTGACGGCCGTGATGCTCATTTTCGCAAGGCCAGCTTTGATCCTCAGCAATGTCCAACGTCATGCCCGCGTCCCTGCATGCGGGTCTGCCCTGCTGAAGCGATTCCTTCACTCCCCTCCACTGTGGGGGTAGATGCCGCCCGTTGTTATGGCTGTGGTCGTTGCTTGCCTGCTTGCCCGCTGGGGTTAATCGTGGCCCATGATCACCAGCAGAGCCGTGAGGATCTGGGCAGTTTGTTGGCCACCCTGACCCCTGATGCGGTGGAGGTCCATACCGCTCCAGGGCGGGGGCTGGAGTTTTCCCACACGATCGATGCGCTGCTCAGTACACAGCAGCCTTTGAAGCGGCTTGCTGTCAGTTGTGGTCTTGAGGGGCATGGTCTGACGACTTCGCTGTTGGCCCAGGAGCTCTGGCAGCGTTATTCCGTGTTGCGCAGGCATGGCCTGCGCCCCCTGTGGCAATTGGATGGACGACCGATGAGTGGGGATGTGGGCCGCGGAACGGCTCGGGCTGCGATTCAGCTCTGGCAAAGCCTTCGGCCGATGGCGCCGCCAGGGCCCTTGCAGCTGGCGGGAGGTACGAATGCGAGCACTTGGAGGTTGCTGCAAGAGGCGCCGCATCCGATGGGGTGGCATCCCGCAGGTGTTGCGTTTGGGGGGCAGGCACGCGCTCTGGTTCAACCCTGGTTGCAACAGGCTTTGGAGCGGGGGGAGAGGTTGGTGGATTGGCCTGAAGGTTGGGCACAGGCCCTTGCGCAGGCGCGCACACTTGTGGATCCCTGGCTGAAAGCCCGTGCGGGGTCACCAGCCTGCTAG
- a CDS encoding AAA family ATPase, giving the protein MITERITDDLDRLLALLPAPLQVALEPASSRDQLLEVVLDLGRVPEARYPGRSMPLGDICLSREELLATVERLGQFGADNRAGIERTLHRISAIRNRRGDVVGLTCRVGRAVFGTVAIVRDLLDSGESLLLMGRPGVGKTTALREIARVLADELGKRVVVIDTSNEIAGDGDIPHPAIGRARRMQVARPELQHQVMIEAVENHMPEVIVIDEIGTELEAQAARTIAERGVMLVATAHGNALANLIKNPTLCDLVGGIESVTLGDEEARRRRSQKTVLERAAEPTFPLAVEMHQRHRWAVHPDVGATVDLLLRGHAPRAQLRELSPDGQVRLVEIEPAGTGPRRPQTPPSPSPGLLRDKPVLAVVPSPDPAADPVGSDLSLAEGEAVSLQDDGEGAEFDGLQVLCCGLTPRLVEEATRRHDWPVRLVEELEQADVVLSVRQGMGQQPGLRRQAREARVPILVIKSDTLAQVERALERLLARRADQTPPASSEDRADAFAALEECRLAVEQVVVPLGRPVELLPRTEEVRRMQADLVERYRLRSDVFGQADQRRLRVFPP; this is encoded by the coding sequence ATGATCACGGAACGCATCACCGACGATCTCGATCGCTTGCTGGCTTTGTTGCCGGCTCCGTTGCAGGTGGCGCTGGAACCTGCGTCCAGCCGGGATCAGCTGCTGGAGGTGGTCTTGGATCTGGGACGGGTTCCGGAGGCCCGTTACCCAGGCCGCTCCATGCCCCTTGGAGATATCTGCCTCAGTCGCGAGGAGCTGCTGGCCACTGTTGAACGTCTTGGTCAATTCGGGGCTGACAATCGAGCCGGGATTGAACGCACCCTGCATCGCATCAGTGCGATTCGCAACCGTCGCGGCGATGTGGTGGGCCTTACCTGCCGAGTCGGCCGTGCTGTGTTTGGCACTGTGGCGATTGTTCGGGATTTGCTCGACAGTGGTGAGTCGCTGCTGTTGATGGGCCGGCCGGGTGTGGGCAAAACCACGGCTTTGCGGGAAATCGCTCGCGTGTTGGCCGATGAGCTTGGCAAGCGGGTTGTGGTGATTGACACCAGCAATGAGATTGCCGGCGATGGAGACATCCCTCACCCCGCGATTGGTCGGGCGCGGCGCATGCAGGTGGCCCGGCCGGAACTGCAGCATCAAGTGATGATCGAGGCGGTGGAAAACCACATGCCCGAGGTGATCGTGATCGACGAGATCGGCACCGAGCTCGAAGCGCAGGCTGCCCGCACCATTGCCGAACGGGGCGTGATGCTCGTGGCTACCGCCCATGGCAATGCCCTGGCCAATCTGATTAAGAACCCCACCCTCTGCGACCTGGTGGGGGGAATTGAGTCCGTGACCCTTGGTGATGAGGAGGCGCGGCGTCGCCGCAGTCAGAAAACCGTGCTGGAGCGAGCGGCTGAACCCACCTTTCCCCTGGCGGTGGAAATGCATCAACGCCATCGCTGGGCTGTCCATCCCGACGTCGGTGCCACCGTGGATCTGTTGTTGCGGGGACACGCGCCGCGGGCTCAGCTGCGGGAGCTCAGTCCTGACGGCCAGGTGCGTCTGGTCGAGATCGAGCCGGCTGGGACGGGCCCTCGGCGCCCTCAAACGCCCCCCTCCCCCTCCCCTGGCTTGCTCAGGGACAAACCAGTCTTGGCTGTGGTGCCATCGCCAGACCCCGCTGCTGATCCGGTTGGTTCTGATCTCTCCCTCGCTGAGGGTGAAGCGGTGTCGTTGCAAGACGACGGCGAGGGCGCCGAATTCGATGGCCTGCAGGTGCTCTGTTGCGGCCTCACTCCCCGTCTTGTGGAGGAGGCCACGCGTCGTCATGACTGGCCGGTACGCCTGGTGGAGGAGTTGGAGCAGGCGGATGTGGTGTTGAGCGTGCGTCAGGGCATGGGGCAGCAGCCGGGGTTGCGACGTCAGGCCCGGGAGGCGCGGGTTCCGATCCTGGTGATCAAATCCGACACATTGGCCCAGGTGGAGCGCGCCTTGGAGCGCTTGCTGGCCAGACGGGCCGATCAAACGCCCCCGGCCAGCAGTGAAGACCGCGCGGATGCGTTTGCGGCGTTGGAAGAGTGCCGCCTGGCGGTGGAACAGGTGGTGGTGCCTCTGGGGCGGCCCGTGGAGTTGCTACCGCGCACTGAGGAGGTTCGGCGCATGCAGGCCGATCTGGTGGAGCGCTATCGCCTGCGCAGCGATGTGTTTGGCCAGGCCGATCAGCGTCGGTTGCGGGTTTTCCCGCCCTGA
- a CDS encoding HAD family hydrolase, with product MLDRPLLVFDFDGVIVDGMNEYWWSASAACAQLTGSQPPSSSEGVPAAFRALRPWIHHGWEMVLMAALLQDRDGLLQRLGVNAFVEAYSDHCSQALQARGWTAPQLQQALEQVRQDAVASHRGDWLARHQPFSGVPERLRSLADDGVDWAVLTTKGRRFTAELLDGFDLHPSLLFGHEDGTKPEVLLRLKSQRPLRGFVEDRRPTLETVLATPGLEAVPCFLADWGYLRPVDRDGLPQGIALLGLSRLASPLAEWP from the coding sequence GTGTTGGATCGCCCTCTGTTGGTCTTCGACTTTGACGGCGTCATCGTTGATGGCATGAATGAGTACTGGTGGAGTGCCAGTGCTGCCTGCGCTCAGCTGACGGGGTCTCAGCCCCCTTCATCCTCCGAGGGTGTTCCTGCTGCGTTTCGGGCGCTGCGTCCTTGGATTCACCACGGTTGGGAGATGGTGCTGATGGCGGCTCTCCTGCAAGATCGTGATGGCCTGTTGCAGCGTCTGGGAGTCAATGCCTTTGTTGAGGCTTACTCCGATCACTGCAGTCAGGCCCTGCAGGCCAGGGGCTGGACGGCGCCTCAGTTGCAGCAGGCCTTAGAGCAGGTGCGTCAGGACGCTGTCGCGTCGCATCGGGGTGACTGGTTGGCGCGACATCAGCCATTCTCAGGGGTGCCGGAGCGGTTGCGCTCTCTGGCCGATGACGGGGTGGACTGGGCCGTGCTCACCACCAAAGGCCGCCGCTTCACTGCTGAATTGCTCGACGGTTTTGATCTGCACCCCTCTCTTTTGTTTGGCCATGAGGATGGAACCAAGCCTGAGGTGTTGCTGCGATTGAAGTCCCAGCGACCGTTGCGCGGGTTTGTCGAGGATCGCAGGCCGACGTTGGAGACGGTCTTGGCAACGCCAGGCCTCGAGGCGGTTCCCTGTTTTCTCGCTGATTGGGGGTATCTGCGGCCGGTGGACCGTGACGGATTGCCGCAGGGGATCGCTCTTTTGGGCCTGAGCCGCCTGGCATCCCCCTTGGCGGAGTGGCCCTGA
- the recA gene encoding recombinase RecA, whose product MPVDVKAAQSSGSDSRPGDRDKALNLVLGQIERNFGKGSIMRLGDASRMRVETIPTGALTLDLALGGGYPKGRVVEVYGPESSGKTTLTLHAIAEVQKRGGVAAFVDAEHALDPVYAASLGVDIENLLVSQPDTGEMALEIVDQLVRSAAVDIVVVDSVAALTPRAEIEGEMGDLAVGSQARLMSQAMRKITGNIGKSGCTVIFLNQLRLKIGVTYGNPETTTGGNALKFYASVRLDIRRIQTLKRGTEEYGIRAKVKVAKNKVAPPFRIAEFDILFGRGISTLGCLLDLAEETGVVIRKGAWYSYEGDNIGQGRDNTIGWLEQNPEAKDAIEVLVRQKLTEGSEVTSNSMRPLAAAARSAAAKGGSASKAASAAAGKGGDGAAADAKSPSAAA is encoded by the coding sequence ATGCCAGTCGACGTGAAAGCCGCTCAGTCCTCCGGATCCGATTCCCGCCCAGGCGACCGCGATAAAGCCCTCAACCTTGTGCTCGGCCAGATCGAGCGCAATTTCGGCAAGGGCTCGATCATGCGCCTCGGCGACGCGTCCCGGATGCGGGTCGAGACCATTCCCACCGGCGCCCTCACCCTCGACTTAGCCCTGGGCGGTGGATATCCCAAGGGCCGGGTTGTTGAGGTTTATGGCCCGGAAAGCTCCGGTAAGACCACGCTCACGCTTCACGCCATCGCTGAGGTGCAGAAGCGCGGTGGAGTGGCTGCCTTCGTGGATGCAGAGCACGCGTTGGATCCGGTCTATGCCGCGTCCCTCGGCGTCGATATCGAGAATCTGTTGGTCTCTCAGCCGGATACCGGTGAGATGGCGCTGGAAATTGTCGATCAGCTGGTGCGTTCGGCTGCTGTCGACATCGTGGTGGTCGACTCTGTTGCTGCCCTCACACCCCGGGCCGAGATTGAGGGGGAAATGGGAGATCTGGCGGTGGGGAGTCAGGCTCGGCTGATGAGTCAGGCGATGCGCAAGATCACCGGCAACATCGGCAAGTCGGGCTGCACGGTGATCTTCCTGAACCAGCTTCGTCTCAAGATCGGTGTCACCTACGGCAACCCGGAGACCACGACCGGCGGTAACGCCCTCAAGTTCTATGCCTCGGTGCGTCTCGATATCCGCCGCATCCAGACCCTTAAGCGTGGCACTGAGGAATACGGCATTCGAGCCAAAGTGAAAGTGGCCAAGAACAAAGTGGCCCCCCCGTTCCGGATCGCTGAATTTGACATCCTGTTCGGCCGCGGCATCAGCACCCTGGGCTGTCTTCTCGACCTCGCTGAAGAAACTGGTGTGGTGATTCGCAAAGGTGCCTGGTACAGCTACGAAGGCGACAACATCGGCCAGGGGCGCGACAACACCATCGGCTGGTTGGAACAAAACCCCGAGGCCAAAGACGCCATTGAGGTGTTGGTGCGCCAGAAGCTCACCGAAGGTTCCGAGGTCACGTCCAATTCGATGCGTCCTCTTGCCGCCGCAGCGCGCAGCGCCGCAGCCAAGGGAGGTTCGGCCTCGAAGGCGGCGTCCGCTGCAGCTGGCAAAGGAGGTGACGGGGCTGCCGCGGATGCCAAATCACCCTCGGCGGCCGCCTGA
- a CDS encoding DUF1815 family protein: MFQRLAQQYRSVVNDLVMSLQALASSLKKRGFTATCYICEDGRDGQGASFVADLGDQHLVRFLVSDFGISWVESRNGHELVKLEGAEAIQELQRMAQFLQDHGQAATSLTSKEINEVAELPR, translated from the coding sequence ATGTTTCAACGCCTGGCTCAGCAGTACCGCTCGGTGGTGAATGACCTGGTGATGAGCCTTCAAGCCCTGGCCAGCAGCCTCAAAAAGCGAGGCTTTACAGCCACCTGCTACATCTGCGAAGACGGCCGTGACGGCCAAGGAGCTTCTTTCGTGGCCGACCTGGGGGACCAGCATCTCGTCCGCTTTCTGGTGTCTGACTTCGGCATCAGCTGGGTGGAGTCGCGGAACGGCCATGAACTGGTGAAGCTCGAAGGCGCCGAAGCCATCCAGGAGCTGCAGCGCATGGCCCAGTTCCTTCAAGATCACGGGCAAGCAGCCACATCCCTGACGAGCAAAGAGATCAACGAGGTCGCTGAGCTTCCCCGCTGA
- a CDS encoding DUF2839 domain-containing protein produces the protein MGEARRRASQGLPPRNPKTSSGSSERVVSWLPLTKQQTSQFMAITTRGAWVGIGALVVLWVVVRFIGPAAGWWTLADMP, from the coding sequence ATGGGAGAAGCCCGACGCCGCGCCAGCCAGGGTCTACCGCCCAGGAATCCGAAAACATCCAGCGGCTCATCGGAACGCGTGGTGAGCTGGCTCCCTCTGACCAAGCAGCAAACAAGCCAGTTCATGGCGATCACCACCCGGGGAGCCTGGGTCGGCATCGGCGCACTGGTGGTGCTCTGGGTGGTGGTGCGCTTTATCGGTCCAGCCGCAGGCTGGTGGACCTTGGCTGACATGCCCTAA